A section of the Scleropages formosus chromosome 16, fSclFor1.1, whole genome shotgun sequence genome encodes:
- the npy2r gene encoding neuropeptide Y receptor type 2 isoform X1, with protein MRSKGSISNLSTPSWPHEEHCGSSEALKPLFQWKIHVRVGCASSESAIQLNASQMELPPSATDSSNCCLVLSQHRDDTLLDLEDSTKLFIVQLILIVAYSTIIFLGVIGNSLVIYVVYKFKTLHTVTNFFIVNLAVADLLVNTLCLPFTLMYTLHGEWTFGKTLCFVLPYAQGLAVHVSTVTLNVIAVDRYKCIVHHLETKMSKDACLAVIGVTWGVSAVIASPLAIFREYGTFDVSPERSIQVCTEKWPSGYRDGAAYSISTLFLQYILPLSVISFAYVRIWAKLKNHVSPGVGNDRHRGRRKTTKMLVTMVIVFAVSWLPFHAFQLAIDIDNSVLHMKDFKLLYTVFHVVAMCSTFANPILYGWMNKNYQAAFAAVFKFETRSICETEQVEKGRLGNKRSFQAKDTVAPNVNATHV; from the exons ATGAG gtctaaaggcagcatctctaacctcTCCACCCCCAGCTGGCCACATGAAGAACATTGTGGATCATCAGAGGCCTTGAAGCCACTGTTCCAGTGGAAG ATCCATGTGCGGGTAGGATGTGCGTCCAGTGAGTCCGCAATCCAGCTGAACGCATCGCAGATGGAGCTCCCACCTTCTGCCACAGACTCCTCAAACTGCTGCCTGGTTTTATCTCAGCATCGCGACGACACTCTCTTAGATCTCGAAGACAGCACTAAGTTATTTATAGTGCAGCTGATTCTTATCGTTGCCTACAGCACAATTATTTTTCTCGGGGTGATCGGAAACTCCCTCGTGATTTATGTTGTGTACAAATTCAAAACATTGCACACGGTCACCAACTTCTTTATTGTAAACCTTGCCGTGGCAGATCTGCTGGTGAACACCTTGTGTCTGCCGTTCACGCTCATGTACACCCTTCACGGCGAATGGACCTTCGGGAAGACTTTGTGTTTTGTCCTACCATACGCTCAAGGTCTGGCTGTCCACGTCTCCACGGTCACCCTAAATGTTATAGCAGTGGACAGGTACAAATGCATCGTCCATCACCTGGAGACGAAAATGTCCAAGGACGCGTGTCTTGCTGTGATTGGGGTGACCTGGGGTGTCAGTGCTGTTATCGCGAGTCCGCTCGCCATTTTTAGAGAGTACGGGACGTTCGACGTCTCCCCGGAGCGGTCCATCCAGGTGTGCACAGAGAAGTGGCCCAGCGGGTATAGAGATGGCGCTGCCTACAGCATCTCCACGCTCTTCCTGCAGTACATTCTACCTCTGTCTGTTATTTCCTTCGCCTATGTCAGGATCTGGGCCAAGTTGAAGAACCACGTGAGCCCGGGAGTGGGAAACGATCGGCATCGCGGACGAAGGAAGACCACCAAGATGTTGGTGACCATGGTGATCGTGTTTGCCGTGAGCTGGCTGCCCTTCCACGCATTCCAGCTGGCCATTGACATCGACAACAGCGTTCTGCACATGAAGGACTTTAAGCTGCTCTACACAGTGTTCCACGTGGTGGCCATGTGTTCCACCTTCGCCAATCCCATCCTCTACGGCTGGATGAACAAGAACTACCAAGCTGCCTTTGCGGCCGTGTTCAAGTTTGAAACCAGGTCCATCTGTGAGACCGAACAAGTGGAGAAAGGGAGACTTGGAAACAAAAGAAGTTTTCAGGCAAAGGACACCGTCGCTCCAAATGTGAATGCTACACATGTCTGA
- the npy2r gene encoding neuropeptide Y receptor type 2 isoform X3, protein MELPPSATDSSNCCLVLSQHRDDTLLDLEDSTKLFIVQLILIVAYSTIIFLGVIGNSLVIYVVYKFKTLHTVTNFFIVNLAVADLLVNTLCLPFTLMYTLHGEWTFGKTLCFVLPYAQGLAVHVSTVTLNVIAVDRYKCIVHHLETKMSKDACLAVIGVTWGVSAVIASPLAIFREYGTFDVSPERSIQVCTEKWPSGYRDGAAYSISTLFLQYILPLSVISFAYVRIWAKLKNHVSPGVGNDRHRGRRKTTKMLVTMVIVFAVSWLPFHAFQLAIDIDNSVLHMKDFKLLYTVFHVVAMCSTFANPILYGWMNKNYQAAFAAVFKFETRSICETEQVEKGRLGNKRSFQAKDTVAPNVNATHV, encoded by the coding sequence ATGGAGCTCCCACCTTCTGCCACAGACTCCTCAAACTGCTGCCTGGTTTTATCTCAGCATCGCGACGACACTCTCTTAGATCTCGAAGACAGCACTAAGTTATTTATAGTGCAGCTGATTCTTATCGTTGCCTACAGCACAATTATTTTTCTCGGGGTGATCGGAAACTCCCTCGTGATTTATGTTGTGTACAAATTCAAAACATTGCACACGGTCACCAACTTCTTTATTGTAAACCTTGCCGTGGCAGATCTGCTGGTGAACACCTTGTGTCTGCCGTTCACGCTCATGTACACCCTTCACGGCGAATGGACCTTCGGGAAGACTTTGTGTTTTGTCCTACCATACGCTCAAGGTCTGGCTGTCCACGTCTCCACGGTCACCCTAAATGTTATAGCAGTGGACAGGTACAAATGCATCGTCCATCACCTGGAGACGAAAATGTCCAAGGACGCGTGTCTTGCTGTGATTGGGGTGACCTGGGGTGTCAGTGCTGTTATCGCGAGTCCGCTCGCCATTTTTAGAGAGTACGGGACGTTCGACGTCTCCCCGGAGCGGTCCATCCAGGTGTGCACAGAGAAGTGGCCCAGCGGGTATAGAGATGGCGCTGCCTACAGCATCTCCACGCTCTTCCTGCAGTACATTCTACCTCTGTCTGTTATTTCCTTCGCCTATGTCAGGATCTGGGCCAAGTTGAAGAACCACGTGAGCCCGGGAGTGGGAAACGATCGGCATCGCGGACGAAGGAAGACCACCAAGATGTTGGTGACCATGGTGATCGTGTTTGCCGTGAGCTGGCTGCCCTTCCACGCATTCCAGCTGGCCATTGACATCGACAACAGCGTTCTGCACATGAAGGACTTTAAGCTGCTCTACACAGTGTTCCACGTGGTGGCCATGTGTTCCACCTTCGCCAATCCCATCCTCTACGGCTGGATGAACAAGAACTACCAAGCTGCCTTTGCGGCCGTGTTCAAGTTTGAAACCAGGTCCATCTGTGAGACCGAACAAGTGGAGAAAGGGAGACTTGGAAACAAAAGAAGTTTTCAGGCAAAGGACACCGTCGCTCCAAATGTGAATGCTACACATGTCTGA
- the map9 gene encoding microtubule-associated protein 9 isoform X2: protein MAHDSLRTTLAYTKSPKNSKRTTFQDELQAAISARTLRNKSDEWFSYSDDFDEENDNEDDILKELLISKLKKTATLKAGNKKSKINDFKFSDDEDENVKPKRVSFMKTGRKSSPAPAEDSDRSKSENGHVDEELKDSRSDSSQSVLSRNSHPETRESPTSERSRRESSLSPPYDKTDGGQESLTGGEDSSVTLPRDQSITWTSSTGSIFEHELPKPKPRRIILKAGSNTEEESEAGGESSPRRQPTSSMSIHLSSTDVASSISSPGRRGASRSSSPQKLTEEDLSVSSKFSRPSCSDGEQLPASLNHSVDGSSSRECGVSDDSAGGNERVYSTSFEEYQKDSKDGQSSLSESFGKTRPSSATIQRPSKTRPSRPHTAESRYLGTLRVLDLKATLKESQANDADTLRASVYQEWLKNKNAKMKESLRIKRQDERAQEEKKLQYKRDDSRVTGHNTSTFRESDGECAPLATGITGRAARVRRRPAAQTSVSIICKSSIGRNNPK from the exons ATGGCACATGATTCTCTCAGGACAACTCTTGCTTACACTAAAAGTCCCAAAAATTCCAAGAGAACCACCTTCCAG GACGAATTGCAGGCTGCTATTTCAGCCAGAACTCTGAGAAATAAGAGCGACGAATGGTTTTCTTATTCAGATGACTTTGATGAGGAAAATGATAATGAAGATG ACATATTGAAAGAGCTGCTAATTTCAAAGCTGAAGAAGACCGCAACGTTGAAAGCTGGGAACAAGAAATCTAAAATCAACGATTTCAAGTTCTCTGATGACGAAGATGAAAATGTGAAGCCTAAGAGAGTTTCGTTTATGAAAACGGGAAGAAAAAGTTCTCCCGCACCCGCCGAGGACTCAGATCGCAGCAAAAGTGAGAACGGACACGTTGACGAGGAGCTGAAGGACAGCCGGAGCGACTCGTCCCAGTCAGTTTTGTCCAGAAATAGTCATCCAGAGACCAGGGAGTCTCCAACGTCAGAGAGGAGTCGGAGGGAGTCCAGTTTGTCTCCACCTTATGACAAGACTGACGGAGGGCAAGAGAGTCTAACAGGGGGAGAGGACTCCTCCGTCACACTGCCTAGGGATCAGAGCATCACTTGGACCTCCTCCACAG GTAGCATTTTTGAACATGAGCTCCCTAAACCGAAACCACGTCGGATCATCCTCAAGGCTGGCAGCAACACTGAGGAGGAGAGCGAGGCGGGAGGCGAGTCATCTCCAAGGAGGCAGCCCACCTCTTCCATGTCCATTCACCTGTCTTCCACAGACGTGGCCAGCAGCATCTCCTCACCCGGACGGAGGGGAGCATCGAGGAGCTCCAGCCCACAG AAGCTCACCGAGGAGGACCTCTCCGTTTCATCCAAGTTCAGCAGGCCTTCATGTTCAGATGGCGAGCAGCTGCCGGCTTCCCTTAATCACTCTGTGGACGGCTCATCGAGCAGAG AGTGCGGAGTCTCGGACGACAGCGCGGGGGGGAACGAACGCGTGTATTCCACTTCCTTTGAGGAATATCAG AAGGACAGTAAAGATGGACAGAGCAGTCTCTCGGAGAGTTTCGGCAAGACCAG GCCTTCGAGCGCTACCATACAACGCCCTTCCAAGACCCGACCATCCCGCCCGCACACAGCGGAGTCTCGCTACCTGGGCACTTTGAGAGTTCTTGACCTTAAAGCGACCCTGAAAGAGTCGCAAGCCAATGATGCAGACACTCTCCGAGCTTCGGTGTACCAG gaatggcttaaaaataaaaatgcaaaaatgaaagaatctTTGAGGATCAAAAGACAAGATGAAAGAGCACAAGAGGAGAAGAAGCTTCAG TATAAGAGGGATGACAGCAGGGTTACTGGGCACAATACAAGCACGTTCAGGGAAAGCGACGGTGAATGTGCTCCACTGGCCACCGGCATCACAGGCAGGGCGGCCCGCGTACGGCGTAGGCCAGCAGCGCAAACATCCGTTAGCATAATATGCAAGTCATCGATCGGAAGGAATAATCCTAAGTGA
- the map9 gene encoding microtubule-associated protein 9 isoform X1, with translation MAHDSLRTTLAYTKSPKNSKRTTFQDELQAAISARTLRNKSDEWFSYSDDFDEENDNEDDILKELLISKLKKTATLKAGNKKSKINDFKFSDDEDENVKPKRVSFMKTGRKSSPAPAEDSDRSKSENGHVDEELKDSRSDSSQSVLSRNSHPETRESPTSERSRRESSLSPPYDKTDGGQESLTGGEDSSVTLPRDQSITWTSSTGSIFEHELPKPKPRRIILKAGSNTEEESEAGGESSPRRQPTSSMSIHLSSTDVASSISSPGRRGASRSSSPQKLTEEDLSVSSKFSRPSCSDGEQLPASLNHSVDGSSSRECGVSDDSAGGNERVYSTSFEEYQKDSKDGQSSLSESFGKTRPSSATIQRPSKTRPSRPHTAESRYLGTLRVLDLKATLKESQANDADTLRASVYQEWLKNKNAKMKESLRIKRQDERAQEEKKLQEELAKKQEAKASFEAWKQKKAGCIKAKLKQDQEMSEKKQKEMEEKRETAKEVFEKWKKQRDVLLKERIKKQKLKENLLKQKHVEEKDERKRESVSAFSKWSEEKKEIIIEKVKMERRQKTIKEEEEKYEKDEKERMALEMYESWLQRKERQERRERRERRIHAILEEETPPPWSPPNRTVPFGK, from the exons ATGGCACATGATTCTCTCAGGACAACTCTTGCTTACACTAAAAGTCCCAAAAATTCCAAGAGAACCACCTTCCAG GACGAATTGCAGGCTGCTATTTCAGCCAGAACTCTGAGAAATAAGAGCGACGAATGGTTTTCTTATTCAGATGACTTTGATGAGGAAAATGATAATGAAGATG ACATATTGAAAGAGCTGCTAATTTCAAAGCTGAAGAAGACCGCAACGTTGAAAGCTGGGAACAAGAAATCTAAAATCAACGATTTCAAGTTCTCTGATGACGAAGATGAAAATGTGAAGCCTAAGAGAGTTTCGTTTATGAAAACGGGAAGAAAAAGTTCTCCCGCACCCGCCGAGGACTCAGATCGCAGCAAAAGTGAGAACGGACACGTTGACGAGGAGCTGAAGGACAGCCGGAGCGACTCGTCCCAGTCAGTTTTGTCCAGAAATAGTCATCCAGAGACCAGGGAGTCTCCAACGTCAGAGAGGAGTCGGAGGGAGTCCAGTTTGTCTCCACCTTATGACAAGACTGACGGAGGGCAAGAGAGTCTAACAGGGGGAGAGGACTCCTCCGTCACACTGCCTAGGGATCAGAGCATCACTTGGACCTCCTCCACAG GTAGCATTTTTGAACATGAGCTCCCTAAACCGAAACCACGTCGGATCATCCTCAAGGCTGGCAGCAACACTGAGGAGGAGAGCGAGGCGGGAGGCGAGTCATCTCCAAGGAGGCAGCCCACCTCTTCCATGTCCATTCACCTGTCTTCCACAGACGTGGCCAGCAGCATCTCCTCACCCGGACGGAGGGGAGCATCGAGGAGCTCCAGCCCACAG AAGCTCACCGAGGAGGACCTCTCCGTTTCATCCAAGTTCAGCAGGCCTTCATGTTCAGATGGCGAGCAGCTGCCGGCTTCCCTTAATCACTCTGTGGACGGCTCATCGAGCAGAG AGTGCGGAGTCTCGGACGACAGCGCGGGGGGGAACGAACGCGTGTATTCCACTTCCTTTGAGGAATATCAG AAGGACAGTAAAGATGGACAGAGCAGTCTCTCGGAGAGTTTCGGCAAGACCAG GCCTTCGAGCGCTACCATACAACGCCCTTCCAAGACCCGACCATCCCGCCCGCACACAGCGGAGTCTCGCTACCTGGGCACTTTGAGAGTTCTTGACCTTAAAGCGACCCTGAAAGAGTCGCAAGCCAATGATGCAGACACTCTCCGAGCTTCGGTGTACCAG gaatggcttaaaaataaaaatgcaaaaatgaaagaatctTTGAGGATCAAAAGACAAGATGAAAGAGCACAAGAGGAGAAGAAGCTTCAG GAGGAGCTCGCGAAGAAGCAGGAGGCCAAGGCGTCCTTTGAAGCCTGGAAGCAGAAGAAAGCAGGCTGTATAAAAGCGAAACTGAAGCAAGACCAAGAAatgagtgaaaagaaacaaaaggagATGGAAGAAAAGCGGGAAACGGCAAAGGAG GTGTTTGAGAAGTGGAAAAAGCAGCGAGATGTACTTTTAAAAGAGAGGATAAAGAAACAGAAGCTGAAAGAGAATCTGCTGAAACAGAAGCACGTTGAGGAGAAGGACGAGAGGAAAAGAGAGAGCGTGTCAGCCTTTTCCAAATG gagtgaagaaaaaaaagaaattattattgaGAAAGTAAAGATGGAACGCAGACAGAAAACGAttaaagaagaggaggagaaatatgagaaagatgaaaaagagaGGATGGCACTGGAGATGTATGAGAGTTGGCTG CAACGGAAAGAACGacaggagagaagagagagaagagagaggaggatTCATGCTATTCTGGAGGAAGAGACTCCGCCCCCCTGGAGCCCACCCAATAGGACAGTCCCATTTGGGAAGTAG
- the gucy1a1 gene encoding LOW QUALITY PROTEIN: guanylate cyclase soluble subunit alpha-1 (The sequence of the model RefSeq protein was modified relative to this genomic sequence to represent the inferred CDS: deleted 1 base in 1 codon) yields MFCAKLKELKFSGECPFSKAAASQARADPGERERERERERAAAGAVPVLREVHAAAKADPRGRATGRCKVNLHTLGESVRKLVCPEFDRLHTAFLRMIKQHALDMMMCQNTGCRNAEGLTELMETYSLKSGIPMESVKVSLGVEVFKACYEEDGHILGVVGGALHDFLNSFNVLLKQSTPQSSGSAGCAKDASVLCLDKDPGQLTVYYFDPHEATELFFPGIIKAAASVLYQTDVEVTMEPSCCKESTLQSHRQPHLLYSVVVTNAKRLTPSPLKAQSPVDIPMSFFNSTFPFHVLFDRDMNLLQIGDGLRKRLNRKDVQRKPVFEDHFLIVSPQIRANFQSILAMLNTQFVLKIKHGTGTADGTTKLMDLKGQMIFVSESNCILFLGSPCVDKLEELTGRGLYLSDIPIHNALRDVVLVGEQAKAQDGLKKRLGKAKTALEQAHRALEEEKKRTVDLLFTIFPGVVAQKLWQGQAVQAKKFDNVTMLFSDIVGFTAICSVCTPMQVVTMLNELYTRFDHECGELDVYKVETIGDAYCVAGGLHKESQTHAVQIALMALKMMELSDEVMTPTGEVIKMRIGLHSGSVLAGVVGVKMPRYCLFGNNVTLANKFESCSLPRRINVSPTTHRLLKERPEFVFTPRTREDLPPNFPSDIPGVCYFLEAFDQQAAAPPGTRQPTITAARTSWQSRCSAHDRLVLRIVPGHCCRFMGVK; encoded by the exons ATGTTCTGCGCCAAGCTGAAGGAGCTGAAATTCAGCGGAGAGTGTCCTTTCTCCAAGGCGGCGGCGAGCCAAGCGCGGGCCGACCCGGgagagcgcgagcgcgagcgcgagcgggAGCGCGCGGCGGCGGGCGCCGTGCCCGTGCTCAGGGAAGTGCACGCGGCCGCGAAGGCGGACCCCCGCGGGCGCGCGACGGGCAGGTGCAAGGTGAACCTGCACACGCTGGGAGAGAGCGTCCGCAAGTTAGTGTGTCCGgag TTTGACAGGCTGCACACCGCTTTCCTTAGAATGATCAAACAGCATGCATTAGACATGATGATGTG CCAAAATACAGGCTGTAGAAATGCGGAGGGCTTGACGGAGCTCATGGAGACGTACTCCCTGAAGTCGG GTATTCCGATGGAGAGCGTCAAAGTGTCACTGGGGGTCGAGGTTTTTAAAGCGTGCTACGAGGAGGATGGACATATTTTGGGCGTTGTGGGGGGAGCCCTGCACGACTTCCTGAACAGCTTCAACGTGCTTTTAAAACAGAGCACGCCGCAGAGTTCGGGCAGTGCGGGCTGCGCCAAGGACGCCTCCGTGCTCTGCCTGGATAAGGACCCGGGCCAGCTGACCGTGTACTACTTCGACCCTCACGAGGCGACCGAGCTTTTCTTCCCGGGCATCATCAAGGCGGCCGCCAGCGTGCTCTACCAGACGGACGTGGAGGTGACCATGGAGCCCTCGTGCTGCAAGGAGAGCACCCTGCAGTCCCACCGCCAGCCCCACCTGCTCTACTCCGTGGTGGTGACCAACGCCAAACGTCTCACCCCAAGTCCTCTGAAGGCGCAGTCCCCGGTGGATATACCCATGTCCTTCTTCAACTCCACGTTCCCGTTCCACGTCCTCTTCGACCGCGACATGAACTTGCTGCAGATCGGAGACGGCCTGAGGAAGCGGTTGAACCGCAAAGATGTCCAGAGGAAGCCGGTGTTTGAGGACCATTTTCTCATAGTGTCCCCGCAGATCAGGGCGAACTTCCAAAGTATTTTAGCCATGCTGAACACGCAGTTTGTTTTAAAGATAAAGCACGGCACCGGCACCGCGGACGGCACGACTAAG CTCATGGACCTCAAAGGACAAATGATCTTCGTTTCAGAGTCcaactgtattttgtttctgGGCTCGCCATGCGTGGACAAGCTGGAGGAGCTCACGGGGAGGGGTCTCTACCTCTCGGACATCCCGATCCACAACGCCCTGCGGGACGTGGTGCTGGTGGGAGAGCAGGCCAAGGCTCAGGATGGCCTGAAGAAGCGCCTGGGGAAGGCTAAGACAGCCCTGGAGCAGGCCCACCGCGctctggaggaggagaagaagaggacggTGGACCTCCTCTTTACCATATTCccgggcgtggtggcacagaaGCTGTGGCAGGGCCAAGCCGTGCAGGCCAAGAAGTTCGATAACGTCACCATGCTGTTCTCCGACATCGTGGGCTTCACGGCCATCTGCTCCGTGTGCACCCCGATGCAGGTGGTCACCATGCTCAATGAGCTCTACACCAGGTTTGACCACGAGTGCGGAGAGCTGGACGTCTATAAG GTGGAGACCATCGGAGATGCGTACTGCGTGGCGGGCGGTCTCCACAAAGAGAGCCAGACGCACGCCGTCCAGATCGCGCTGATGGCCCTGAAGATGATGGAGCTGTCTGACGAGGTCATGACCCCCACAGGAGAGGTCATCAAG ATGCGAATCGGCCTCCATTCGGGCTCCGTCCTCGCCGGTGTCGTGGGTGTTAAAATGCCTCGCTACTGCCTTTTTGGGAACAATGTCACGCTGGCGAATAAGTTCGAATCGTGCAGCCTCCCGAGGAGAATAAACGTCAGCCCCACGACTCACAG actCCTCAAGGAGCGACCGGAGTTTGTATTCACACCCAGGACCCGGGAGGATCTCCCGCCAAACTTCCCCTCCGATATTCCTGGGGTGTGCTACTTCCTGGAGGCGTTCGATCAACAG GCGGCGGCACCGCCAGGGACTCGGCAGCCCACGATTACAGCAGCACGCACTTCATGGCAGAGCAGATGTAGTGCACACGACAGGCTTGTTCTGCGCATTGTGCCGGGGCATTGCTGCAGGTTCATGGGGGTCAAGTAA
- the npy2r gene encoding neuropeptide Y receptor type 2 isoform X2, producing the protein MSWPHEEHCGSSEALKPLFQWKIHVRVGCASSESAIQLNASQMELPPSATDSSNCCLVLSQHRDDTLLDLEDSTKLFIVQLILIVAYSTIIFLGVIGNSLVIYVVYKFKTLHTVTNFFIVNLAVADLLVNTLCLPFTLMYTLHGEWTFGKTLCFVLPYAQGLAVHVSTVTLNVIAVDRYKCIVHHLETKMSKDACLAVIGVTWGVSAVIASPLAIFREYGTFDVSPERSIQVCTEKWPSGYRDGAAYSISTLFLQYILPLSVISFAYVRIWAKLKNHVSPGVGNDRHRGRRKTTKMLVTMVIVFAVSWLPFHAFQLAIDIDNSVLHMKDFKLLYTVFHVVAMCSTFANPILYGWMNKNYQAAFAAVFKFETRSICETEQVEKGRLGNKRSFQAKDTVAPNVNATHV; encoded by the exons ATGAG CTGGCCACATGAAGAACATTGTGGATCATCAGAGGCCTTGAAGCCACTGTTCCAGTGGAAG ATCCATGTGCGGGTAGGATGTGCGTCCAGTGAGTCCGCAATCCAGCTGAACGCATCGCAGATGGAGCTCCCACCTTCTGCCACAGACTCCTCAAACTGCTGCCTGGTTTTATCTCAGCATCGCGACGACACTCTCTTAGATCTCGAAGACAGCACTAAGTTATTTATAGTGCAGCTGATTCTTATCGTTGCCTACAGCACAATTATTTTTCTCGGGGTGATCGGAAACTCCCTCGTGATTTATGTTGTGTACAAATTCAAAACATTGCACACGGTCACCAACTTCTTTATTGTAAACCTTGCCGTGGCAGATCTGCTGGTGAACACCTTGTGTCTGCCGTTCACGCTCATGTACACCCTTCACGGCGAATGGACCTTCGGGAAGACTTTGTGTTTTGTCCTACCATACGCTCAAGGTCTGGCTGTCCACGTCTCCACGGTCACCCTAAATGTTATAGCAGTGGACAGGTACAAATGCATCGTCCATCACCTGGAGACGAAAATGTCCAAGGACGCGTGTCTTGCTGTGATTGGGGTGACCTGGGGTGTCAGTGCTGTTATCGCGAGTCCGCTCGCCATTTTTAGAGAGTACGGGACGTTCGACGTCTCCCCGGAGCGGTCCATCCAGGTGTGCACAGAGAAGTGGCCCAGCGGGTATAGAGATGGCGCTGCCTACAGCATCTCCACGCTCTTCCTGCAGTACATTCTACCTCTGTCTGTTATTTCCTTCGCCTATGTCAGGATCTGGGCCAAGTTGAAGAACCACGTGAGCCCGGGAGTGGGAAACGATCGGCATCGCGGACGAAGGAAGACCACCAAGATGTTGGTGACCATGGTGATCGTGTTTGCCGTGAGCTGGCTGCCCTTCCACGCATTCCAGCTGGCCATTGACATCGACAACAGCGTTCTGCACATGAAGGACTTTAAGCTGCTCTACACAGTGTTCCACGTGGTGGCCATGTGTTCCACCTTCGCCAATCCCATCCTCTACGGCTGGATGAACAAGAACTACCAAGCTGCCTTTGCGGCCGTGTTCAAGTTTGAAACCAGGTCCATCTGTGAGACCGAACAAGTGGAGAAAGGGAGACTTGGAAACAAAAGAAGTTTTCAGGCAAAGGACACCGTCGCTCCAAATGTGAATGCTACACATGTCTGA